The sequence TAAAATAGCTCCAAAGTGGTGAAACAAAAAGCTCAAAAGCAGATAGGGCATTAAAAGAAAGTAGGATAGTTTTGTATAGGTAACAGCTTTGGCCTTAAAACCCACTGGAATTTTTAGAATGAAGGGAAGGGAAACTACAGATAGAAATCCCACTGTAAAGATGAGAAAAAGGGTAAAACTGAAGAGTAGTCCTGTGAGTCTTTCAAACTCTTCCTGATTTTCTAACCTTGCTTTGACGAGGTTGGGGACCCCTATAGAGTCAAATACATCTGCAAATATAAGAAAGATTCCTATGAGGGAGAGAGCCATAAAAAAGGCATCTGTCTGGATACTAAAACCTAAAAGTACGGCAATGGCTATGTGTTTAAGATACCCAAATCCCCTTGCAACAATGCTAATAATCGAACTTCTTACTAATGCATCTAATATGTTTTCTTTGTCTGCTACATTAAAAATTGCACTAAAGAATTTAGTCACTTTAATCCCTAAGCCTTGGAATTTAAATCTTGGTTATGTTATAAAACGGAACTACTTTTGATAAGATTCTTTTTATGACTGTCAAATCAGGTTTTTCTTCAACAATCTTCTCCAAGTTATCTAAATATTGTTTTAACTCTTCAAAAGTTAATACTGTAGGATTTCTTGCTATGTATATTTTACTGTGGTAAGTTTTTTCTGTACCTTCCTCTGCGGTTAATAATTCTTCAAAGAGTTTTTCTCCGGGTCTTAAACCAGTAAATACAATATCTATATCTTTATAGGGTTCAAGTCCTTGCATTTTAATTAGCTCTTCTGCAAGGGTAACTATCTTAACAGGTTCTCCCATATCCAAAACGAAAACCTCTCCTCCATTTCCCATAGCTGCTGCTTGGAAGACAAGTAAAACTGCTTCGGGTATTGTCATGAAATACCTTTTCATCTCGGGATGGGTTACTGTCACAGGGCCACCTTTTTTTATCTGTTCGAGAAAAATAGGAATAACACTTCCTCTGCTTCCAAGAACATTGCCGAATCTAACAGATATAAACTTGGTTTTACCTAACTGATTAAAACTGTTGCAAATTATTTCTGCAAATCTCTTAGTAGCTCCCATAATACTCGTAGGGTTTACTGCTTTGTCTGTAGATATATTTACAAATTTCTTTACTCCGTACTTAACCGATAGTTCTGCAAGATTGTACGTTCCAAAAATGTTAGTTTTTACAGCTTCTTCTGGAAAATATTCCATCAGAGGAACGTGTTTATATGCTGCTGCATGGAAAATTATATCTGGTTTGTAATTCTGAAAGATTCTTTCAAGTTTCTTCTTGTCTCTAACATCGGCAACTATAGGAATAAAATTTGCTCCCTTTCTTCTTAATTTATCACTTAATTCTAAAGTTAAGTTATGGAGCTCCGTTTCATCAATTTCTAATGCTATCAGCGTGTCGGGATTAAATTCAATTAATTGTCTTACTATTTCGCTTCCTATGGAGCCTCCAGCTCCCGTAACTAATATTTTCTTTTTGGAGATTAAATCCGATATTCTTTCTCTTTCTATTTTTACCTCTTCTCTAAAGAGCAGGTCTTCTATTGATATATCTTTTAAGTCTTTAATAGGTAACTCTGCTCTATCTGGGAGGTGTTTTAAAGCCGGAATAATCTTTGTCTCTTTTACTCCTGAGTTCCTTAAGATATTGTAAATTTTTCTTATAGCTTTATGATTAAGACTGGGGATAGCTATTACTCCAACTTCTATCTTGTTTTCACTAACTATTTCTGGAATGTCATTTATTTTTCCTAATACCGGGATCCCATGAATTTCTGTTCCTATTTTATTTGGATCATCATCAACAAATGCTATTGGTTTGTAACCTTTTTCTTGAAGTAATCCTCTTGCAATTCTTTCTCCTGTTGTTCCTGCTCCAACAATTAAAGTATTTTTTCCTTGTTTATCTAATTTGAAACTTTCCAGATAAATTCTCTTGGATATTCTTAAAAATCCTGCAAGTACTAGTGAGATTAAGAAATCTATAATTACAACAGACTGAGGAATAGATATTTTGTTAAACTCCATCTGTAGTAAGGAATTGATAATAAAAACTATTAGCGAAAATGAACTTAACCCACCTAAAATTCTTAAAAGTTCTTTTATACTTACAAATCTCCAGTTTATGCTGTAGATTCTAAATAAATAAAAAAAGAAAACCTTAAATATAACAAAAATAGATAGCCATAAAATTATAATGTCTTTGTAATTCTGAGGAATTACAAACTCAAATCTGAGTAAAAAAGAAGCTATAAAACTAAGTATAAATATAAGAGTATCACTTAACAGAAAAAAAACTAAGCGCTTCTTTTTGGTAGGCTTCAGCCAAGTTTTAAGTTTGTTTTTCATCTTATAATCCTTAAGAGAGT is a genomic window of Balnearium lithotrophicum containing:
- a CDS encoding polysaccharide biosynthesis protein — encoded protein: MKNKLKTWLKPTKKKRLVFFLLSDTLIFILSFIASFLLRFEFVIPQNYKDIIILWLSIFVIFKVFFFYLFRIYSINWRFVSIKELLRILGGLSSFSLIVFIINSLLQMEFNKISIPQSVVIIDFLISLVLAGFLRISKRIYLESFKLDKQGKNTLIVGAGTTGERIARGLLQEKGYKPIAFVDDDPNKIGTEIHGIPVLGKINDIPEIVSENKIEVGVIAIPSLNHKAIRKIYNILRNSGVKETKIIPALKHLPDRAELPIKDLKDISIEDLLFREEVKIERERISDLISKKKILVTGAGGSIGSEIVRQLIEFNPDTLIALEIDETELHNLTLELSDKLRRKGANFIPIVADVRDKKKLERIFQNYKPDIIFHAAAYKHVPLMEYFPEEAVKTNIFGTYNLAELSVKYGVKKFVNISTDKAVNPTSIMGATKRFAEIICNSFNQLGKTKFISVRFGNVLGSRGSVIPIFLEQIKKGGPVTVTHPEMKRYFMTIPEAVLLVFQAAAMGNGGEVFVLDMGEPVKIVTLAEELIKMQGLEPYKDIDIVFTGLRPGEKLFEELLTAEEGTEKTYHSKIYIARNPTVLTFEELKQYLDNLEKIVEEKPDLTVIKRILSKVVPFYNITKI